From the genome of Haloferax sp. Atlit-12N:
ACCGCCACCGTCACCCAGTACGGCGACGCCGTCGAGGGCGCGTCTGTCATGGTCAACGGGAGCGCGTACGACAACGGAACGTACGAAACGGACGCGAACGGGACCGTCGAGGTCGCCGAACCGACGACCACGACGAACCTGACGTTCGTCGCGATGGACGGCGACCTCACCGCTGAGACGACGGTCGCAGTTGAGGCCGACGACCTCACCGTCACCGCCGAGGTTGACGACGCCAACGACACGGTCGTCGCCACCGTCACGCAGGACGGAGAACCGGTCGAGAACGCGTCGGTTCAGGTCAACGGGACCGACTACGCCGACAACGGAACGTACGAGACGAATGAGAACGGGACCGTCGAGGTCGCCGAACCGACGACCACGACGAACCTGACGTTCGTCGCGACGGCCGACGGCCTCTCCGCCGAGACCACGGTCGCCGTCGAGGCTGACGACCTCTCCATTGCCGTCTCGCAGGACGAAAACGAGTCGGTCACCATCACCGTGACTGAAGACGGCGAGGCTGTCGAGAACGCCTCGGTCGCGGTCGACGGGAACTACACGGACGCGGGCGAGTACGAGACGGATGCGAACGGTACCGTCGAACTCACCGCGCCCCTGCAGAGTGTCACGGTCGACGTGACCGCCGAGTACGACGGCCTCAGCGCTGAGACGACCGCCACCCTACAGGGTGAGGTCGCCGAGGACGACCCGTTCGGGCAGCTCGTCAGCAGCTTCGTCGAGCGACTCAAGGACACGGGTACTGACGGCCCCCTCGGACAGGCAGTCTCCGACTTCGTGACCAAGAACAACCCGGGTAACGCCGACGACAAGCGTCCGGACCACGCCGGCCCGAAGAACAGCAGCGACGACGCTGACGGCGAGGAGGACGCACCCGGAAACTCCGGCAAGGCCAAGAACGGTAACGCGGGCGGCCCGCCGGAACACGCCAACAACGACAAGGCGAGCGACGAAGACGACGAGGAGACCGCCGAGACCGAGCAGGCCGACACCGAGGAGACCGAGACCGACGGCGACGCTGAGGACGAGTCAGAAGACGACGACGAGTCAGAAGACGACGACAAGTCGAACGGTAACGGCAACGGTGGTGGCCCGCCGGAACACGCCAACAACAACTAACGACTCGAACACGGGTTTCCACGCATCGAGCGTGGGTCTTGGGTTTCACCCTTCGTCCGCGTCCGGGCGGATACTGTGGTTCAGAGGCACCCCCACTTCCACATACGCCCCGGCCGTCGTTGTCAGAGACTGACGGTCGGACGACTCACTCGCCCGACGCGACTTTTTCTATCGAAACGTCACCGAGCGCGCCGACGAGCGCCGGCTCGACGTCGAACCGTCGAACCGCGAGCCGTGCGCCCGCGACCACGAGGTCGTCGTCGACGCGGGCGGGCGCGCCGCTCGGATACCACGCCGAGTCGTCGGACGCGCTGACGCTCGACCGAAGCGACTCCCGGAGGCGACGGTGCGCGAACAGCGTCGAGACGAACGCGAGCGACGCCGCGAGCGTGACACCACCGTCGTCGAACGCCGCGTCGGTCGCTTCCGCTCTGGCCGTTTCGAGCGCGCCGGCGACCGCGAGCGACTGCCTCGCGTGGTCGTCGTCGGTGAGCGCGCGTGTGAGCGCGGCGTCCTGAATCTCTCGAATCGCGGTCTCCGTCGTCGGGTCGGACATCGGTGACGCTGAGCGGTTCACGCCCCGTCGAGCGGCGGAACGCGGAGCGTATGGTCCACGACGGTCTCGTCCGGTCGCAGCGTCACCGTCCCGAGGAACACCGTCTCGCCCTCGGCGGCGTTGGTCGCGACGGTCTGAAGCGTCGCTCGCTGGTCGAGTTGTTCCCAGGTGACGCGTTCGACGAGGCGCTGGAACGCGTCGGGGTCGGTCCACCCCGAGTCGATATCGGACGGGACGTTGACCACGAACCGGAGTTCGGTCTCGGTGACGTGGATGCCGACGCGGAACGTGTCCCCGTCGGTCGAATCGTCCGGCGAACGCTCGGTGGCGGCCGCGTCGGAGTCCGTGTTCGACGCGGGCGCGGTTTCGCTCGCCGTCTCGTCGGGGTCGGTCATGCCCGGCTGTCGGAGACGTGGAGACAAAGATGCACCGGACGTGAGCCGAAAGGTGAACCACGAGCGCACGTCGTCGTCGACGCCTCGGCGTGACTCGGCTACCGCGTGCTGCGAACCCGATGACGGAGCCGCGTTTCCGGCGCTCGAACCCGGGGGTAGAGTGCGGGGAATCACCCACCTCGCCCCCGATAGTGTGCGAATCTCACGCATGCAGAGACGAACGTCGAACGGTTATTAGCGTTCGAGACACCAGTCCGACCAACGAATGAGTTACAAGATCGGTCTCGTCGGAAAACCGTCCGTCGGGAAGTCGAGTTTCTTCAACGCGGCGACGATGAACGACGTGCCCGAGGGCGCGTATCCGTTTACGACCATCGACCCCTCCATCGGCGAGGCGTACGTCCGCGTCGAGTGTGCGGCCCCGGAGTTCGACGAGTCGTGTACGCCCTCTGTCGGCTACTGCGACCACGGAATGCGATACGTCCCGGTCAAACTCGTCGACGTGGCGGGTCTCATCCCCGGCGCGCACGAGGGGAAGGGCCTCGGAAACCAGTTCCTCACCGACCTCAACGAGGCGGACGTGCTCGTCCACGTCGTCGACTTCTCCGGTGAGACGGACATCGAAGGCGAGGCGACGGAGGGCCACGACCCCCGGGAGGACATCGACTTCCTCGAGAACGAACTGGACATGTGGTACCTCGGCGTCCTGGAGAAGGGCATCGACCGCTACCGCTCGGGCTATCACGGCGAGGACAAGGACATCGAAGTCGACCTCGCCGAGCAGATGTCCGCGTTCAAGACGAACAAAGACGAAATCAAGCAGATAATCCTTTCGCTCGGTCTGGAACTCGACCCCGACGAGTGGGACGACGCGGACAAGGAGTCGCTCGCCCGCGAGATTCGAAAGCGCACGAAGCCAATCATCATCGCGGCGAACAAGATGGACAAGCCAGTCTCCCAAGAGAACTACGAGGAAATCACGGCCGACGCCGACTACGAACACCTGACGTTCGTCCCGACCTCGGCGCACGCGGAGAAGGCGCTGAAGAAGGCCGACGAGGGCGGCGTCGTCGACTACCGCCCCGGCGACGACGACTTCGACATCGTCGGCGACGTGAGCGACGAACAGGAGGCGGGTCTCGAACAGATTCGCGAGTTCGTCGCGGAGTTCGGCGGCACGGGCGTCCAGCAGTCGCTCGAAAACGCGTTGTTCGACGTGATGGGTGCCATCGCCATCTTCCCCGGGAGCGCGAACGGGAAAAGCGACTCGCAGGGCGTCTTCCGCGACTGCTTTATTCTCCCCGAGGGCTCGACGACCGAGGACTTCGCGTACCACCTGCACTCGGACATCGGCGACGGCCTCCTCCACGGCATCGACTGCCACTCGAAGCGCCAAATCGGTTCGGACCACGAACTCGCACACCGGGACGTGGTCGAAATCGTCTCGACGAACTGACTCTCTCGGACGCCAACCGCAACACCGTTATATCCGTGGCTGTAGGACCCGGGTATGGGTGAGGCCGAAACGACGGCCGCGACACTTGACGTCGAGATTGGGGGTCTCGGCGGCGAGGTGACGCTGGCCGACTTGTTCCCGTCGCCGTGGGTCGAGTCACATTGTGAGGCGGCATCGATTAGTGAATTCCTCGAAGAAAGCGGCTTCGCGGTCGCAGACCAGGAGTCCTTCGAGTCGATACCGGCCCACGAGTTGGACCGGTACGTCGACGCGAACACCGAGTTCGACGACTGGCAGGCGATGCTCTCCGCCGGCGTCGAGCGCTACGTGCTCGAACAGGCGGGGGCCGCCGACCCGGACGCTGACGCGGTCGCCGAGGTTGACGACATCGGCGAAGTCGAGGCGGTCGAGGGGAGCGACTCGGCGGAAGCCGAGAGGGAAGACTCCCTCGAAGCCGGCGTCTGAACGCGGACGACGGGCCGGGAGACGGGAAGGGACCTCGGCTCAGGTAGTGCTGTTCTGTCCAGTGTCTTCGACGAGCGCAGCGCCGCGAGTGAGCGCGTCGTCCCACCAGTCGCATTCCCGAGCGTCGGCCACGGACAGCGGTGCTGTGGGTTCTTCGGGTCGGTCGCCGAGGTCGAGACTCCACCACTCCACGTCGTGCCACGCGTCGTGTTTGTAGCCGACGCGCTCGAAACGGCCGACGCGCTCGAAGCCGAACGATTCGTGGAAGGCGATGCTCGCGGGGTTCGGCGTCGTGACGACAGCGACGGCCGAGACGTAGCCCTGCCGTTCGAGCAGGTCTAAAAGCGCCGTGTAGAGACCGCGGGCGACGCCGCGGCGCTGGAAGTCCGGGTGGACGTAAATCGAGGTCTCGACGGCCCACTGGTAGGCGACACGCTCTCGAATCGCTCCGGCGTAGGCGTAGCCGGCCACTTCACCGTCGAGTTCGCAGACGAGCCACGGATAGTCGGTCTTCTTCTCCAGTTTCGCTTCGAGGTCCGCGACGCTCGGCGGGTCGTAGGCGAACGAAATCGCGGTGTCCTCGACGAACGGCGCGTAAATCTCCCGAATCGCGGGGAGGTCGGACGCCGTCGCCGCACGGAGGCGGACAGTCATGACTCAGGTGCCGTCGCGCGGAGAGAAAGGTGCGACGATGGCGGCCGCTCTCGCAGATGACTCGACTCAAGGTCGAACCGGCGCTCAGTCGCCCGTCGGTGCCGCGTCGAGGCCGTCGGCGACCGCCCGCGCCCGCTCGCGGATGTCGTCGGGGTCCGCGCGGACGTGTTCGCCTCCGTCGTAGAGCACGTCGCCGTCGACCATGGTGAACACCACGTCGTCGCCGTGGGCGGAGAAGACGAGGTGCGAAAGCACGTCGTGCATCGGCGTCGCGCGGGTGAGGTCGGTGTCGATACCGACGATGTCGGCTTTCCATCCTTCGCGGAGCTCGCCGACCCGGTCGAAACCGGCGGCCTTCGCGCCGTTTCGGGTCGCCATCTCGAAGACGGTCGCGGCGGGCGTGCTCGTCGGGTCGAGCGCGTCGACTTTCTGGAGGAGGCTGGCTTGCCGCATCTCGGTGAACGGGTCGAGCGTGTTGTTGCACGGCGGGCCGTCGTTGCCGAGTGCGACGTTGATACCGCGGTCGAGGTAGTCGGGAATCGGCGCGATGCCCGACGCGAGTTTCATGTTCGACGACGGGCAGTAGGTGACGTGCGTACCGGTCTCGGTGAGCACTTCGCGCTCGGACTCGTCGGTGTGGACGCAGTGGGCGAGCACCACGTCGTCGCCGGTGAGACCGACCTCGTCGAGCCAGTGGATGTTCCGCATGCCAGTCTCCGCCTCGACGGTGGCGATTTCGTCGCGGTTCTCGCTCGCGTGGGTGTGGATGCGGACGCCGTCGTACCGGTCTGCGAGTTCGCGGACGCCCCGCAGACACGCCTCCGAGCAGGTGACGGCGAACCGGGGCGTGACGGCGTACTGGATGCGGCCGCCGAAGCCGTCGTGGTAGCGCTCAATGAGGCGTTCGGACTCGGCGAGGCCGGCGTCGGTGTCTTCCTGTAACCCCTCGGGCGCGTTCGTGTCCATGAGCACCTTCCCGATTCGCCCGCGGATGCCCATCTCGCCCGCCGCCTCGAACGCCTCCTCGGCGTGTCGAACCGAGAGGTGGTCGACGACCGTCGTCGTCCCGGACTCGATGCATTCGAGATAGCCCAGTTCGGCGGCGACGCGCATCCCCTCCGCGTCGAGGCCGGCTTCCATCGGAAGCACGTGGTCGAAGAGCCAGTCGAGAAGCGACGTGTCGTCGGCGATGCCTCGTCCGAGCGACTGCACCGAGTGGACGTGCCCGCCGACCAGTCCCGGCGCGATAACGTCGAACTCGCGTCGCTCATGGTCGGGGGACCGTTCCGCGAGGTCCGCGTACTCTCCAACCGCGGCGATGCGGTCGTCGTCGACGACGACGGCTCCCTCTTCGATGATAGTGGACGCGTCGGCGACCACCGTTCCCGCGAGTAACATCCTCGTGCGGGTAGACGACCGGGCGTAAAATAGGTGGTGTCCCGGCCGCTGTCCGAGGTTGGTTGGAGTGAGGTTGCGGTCGGCGGTGGTGGTGTGGATGGTCGGGACCGATTCCCGCGGGGCGAGTGGACCCCGCGTCACTCCGATTCTCACTCCGTTCGCGGCCTCCCTCACTATTACGCTAGCATATGCTAAACTAATTCGGACTGAGCAGTGTAACCCGAGCATAGCTCGGTTAGAACCCCAAACAAGTTCCGTCGAGATTAGTACATGCTAAGTTCCTCCGCGATAGAGTGACCGCTGAATGCGTGAGTTCGAATTCGTCGTTCGCTTTTCCGAGGACACCGACGAGCTGATGGACCTGTTTTACGAGTATCCGAGTCTGCGGTCCCGTTCGTCGGTCTGTTCGTCCACGGAGGACGTGATGTGGCGGGTCGACCACGTCGTCGGCACGCCGGAAGCGCTGTCGGCGTTCGAGGGGGTGTTCCTCGACGAAACGCGGTGCAACGAGTGTCTCGACGCGCCCGACTGCCATACCCACCGCGACTACCACGTCCTCGACCGGTCGGACAACTCGATGACCGTCTACACCTACCGCGAGGAGGTGAGCAACTGCCACTCGATTCCGCGATACGTGCTCGAACACGTCGGTCCGGGCGTCATCTTCGAGTCGTCTCGCCGCGCGGGCGCGTACCGCTGGCGCATCCTCTACCCCGGTGACCACCCGCTCGGTGAACTGTACGAGACCATCGAGGCGCAACTCAGAGAGGGCCTGCAGTTGGACGTCGAACACCTCACGAGCGCCGGTAACTGGGACGCCGAATCGCGCATCGCGGCCGACCTCTCGTCGGCCCACTGGGAGGCGCTCGAAACCGCCGTCGAACACGGTTACTACGAGCGCCCGCGCAAGGTGACCGTCGAGGACCTCAGCGAGGTGCTCGACGTGCCGCGCTCGACGGTCCAGTACCGACTGCGAACCGCCGAGGACCTCGTGATGTCGAAACTTGGCGACCCGGAGGCGTAGCCGGAGGACAACGCTCGGAAACGTCGGCTCGAAACCGAACGCGACGACGGACCAGCGATAACGCACACGCTCGTCGGTCAAGTCAGGCGTCGCAGTCGCATCTCGGGCCAGAACACGCTCGCTGTCGCTCACGGTTCGAGATTGAGAGAAGTGCTCCGTCAGGGATTCGAACTCACTCGCAACGCGCTGCGTTGCTCGCTGCTCGAACCCTTCTGTTGCATCTCGGACTCGAACACGCTCGCTATCGCTCGTGGTTCGAGATTGAGAGAAGTGCTCCGTCAGGGATTCGAACCCTGGTCATCACCGTGAGAGGGTGATATGATTGGCCGGACTACACCAACAGAGCACGTTGGTACATCCTTTCGTATTGCTCGTGATTGTAAAAGGTTGTCGCTTCAAATCGGGTGTGATACCGACTGCCGTGTTGCGATTAGACGACCCGCGCGCCCTCGCGATACACCTGCTTGACCGTCCGCCACGCGCCGGCGTCCTCGCTCGGGTCGGCGTCGAGCACGACGAGGTCCGCGACGTAGCCTTCGGCGACCTTCCCCACGTCGTCCAGTCCGAGGAGGTCAGCGCCGCCGACGGTCGCGGCTTCGAGCGCCGCCGCGGGCGACAGGCCGTACTCGACGAGCAGTTCCATCTCGCGGAGCGCGTTCTCGCCGTGGTCGTTGAACGGCGTGCCCGCGTCGGTTCCCATGGCGATTTTCACGCCGGCGTCGAGCGCGTGTTCCCACGCGCCTTTGAAGCGCTCGGCGGCGTCTTCGGCCTTTTCGACCGCCTCCGGCGGGATGCCGGCCTCGACGCCCGCCTCGACGATTTCGCGGACGGCCGAGGCCGTCGGCACCCAGTACGTGCCGTGGTCGACCATGAGGTCGGCGGCCTCCTCGTCCATGAACATTCCGTGTTCGACGCTCGAAATCCCCGCGCGGGCGGCGTTTTTGATGCCTTCCTCGCCGTGGGCGTGGGCCGCGGTCGGGACGTCCTTCGCGCTCGCGGCCTCCACGAGAGCGCGAATCTCAGCCTCCGTGAACTCGGGCGCGCCCGTGACCGCGCCGGTCGTGAGGACGCCGCCGGTCGCCATGCACTTCACGACGTCCGCGCCGCGCTTCAGTTGCTCTCGGGCGGCCTTACGGACCTCGTTCGGGCCGTCGGCCTCCCGGCCGAACCAGTGGCCGTGGCCGCCGGTCATGGTGATGTTCTCCCCGGCGGCGAGGACGCGCGGCCCGTCGAGCTCGCCGTCGGCGACCGCGGCCTTCGCGCTCGTCGCGAGGTCGCCCGAACTCCCGAGGTCGCGGACGGTCGTGACGCCCGCTTCCAGCGTCTTCCGGAGGTTGGCCGCGGCCCGATAGCAGGCGCGTTCGACCGGTTCGGACTGGTAGGCGGCCACGTCGGGGCGGCCGTCCATCATGAGGTGGACGTGGG
Proteins encoded in this window:
- a CDS encoding redox-regulated ATPase YchF → MSYKIGLVGKPSVGKSSFFNAATMNDVPEGAYPFTTIDPSIGEAYVRVECAAPEFDESCTPSVGYCDHGMRYVPVKLVDVAGLIPGAHEGKGLGNQFLTDLNEADVLVHVVDFSGETDIEGEATEGHDPREDIDFLENELDMWYLGVLEKGIDRYRSGYHGEDKDIEVDLAEQMSAFKTNKDEIKQIILSLGLELDPDEWDDADKESLAREIRKRTKPIIIAANKMDKPVSQENYEEITADADYEHLTFVPTSAHAEKALKKADEGGVVDYRPGDDDFDIVGDVSDEQEAGLEQIREFVAEFGGTGVQQSLENALFDVMGAIAIFPGSANGKSDSQGVFRDCFILPEGSTTEDFAYHLHSDIGDGLLHGIDCHSKRQIGSDHELAHRDVVEIVSTN
- a CDS encoding GNAT family N-acetyltransferase, with translation MTVRLRAATASDLPAIREIYAPFVEDTAISFAYDPPSVADLEAKLEKKTDYPWLVCELDGEVAGYAYAGAIRERVAYQWAVETSIYVHPDFQRRGVARGLYTALLDLLERQGYVSAVAVVTTPNPASIAFHESFGFERVGRFERVGYKHDAWHDVEWWSLDLGDRPEEPTAPLSVADARECDWWDDALTRGAALVEDTGQNSTT
- a CDS encoding 5'-deoxyadenosine deaminase, producing MLLAGTVVADASTIIEEGAVVVDDDRIAAVGEYADLAERSPDHERREFDVIAPGLVGGHVHSVQSLGRGIADDTSLLDWLFDHVLPMEAGLDAEGMRVAAELGYLECIESGTTTVVDHLSVRHAEEAFEAAGEMGIRGRIGKVLMDTNAPEGLQEDTDAGLAESERLIERYHDGFGGRIQYAVTPRFAVTCSEACLRGVRELADRYDGVRIHTHASENRDEIATVEAETGMRNIHWLDEVGLTGDDVVLAHCVHTDESEREVLTETGTHVTYCPSSNMKLASGIAPIPDYLDRGINVALGNDGPPCNNTLDPFTEMRQASLLQKVDALDPTSTPAATVFEMATRNGAKAAGFDRVGELREGWKADIVGIDTDLTRATPMHDVLSHLVFSAHGDDVVFTMVDGDVLYDGGEHVRADPDDIRERARAVADGLDAAPTGD
- a CDS encoding helix-turn-helix domain-containing protein; its protein translation is MREFEFVVRFSEDTDELMDLFYEYPSLRSRSSVCSSTEDVMWRVDHVVGTPEALSAFEGVFLDETRCNECLDAPDCHTHRDYHVLDRSDNSMTVYTYREEVSNCHSIPRYVLEHVGPGVIFESSRRAGAYRWRILYPGDHPLGELYETIEAQLREGLQLDVEHLTSAGNWDAESRIAADLSSAHWEALETAVEHGYYERPRKVTVEDLSEVLDVPRSTVQYRLRTAEDLVMSKLGDPEA
- a CDS encoding amidohydrolase family protein, whose protein sequence is MFTLTDVRVVDADGAREANVVIDESTGRIASVGDETKGETRTLSGAVVAPGLVDAHVHLMMDGRPDVAAYQSEPVERACYRAAANLRKTLEAGVTTVRDLGSSGDLATSAKAAVADGELDGPRVLAAGENITMTGGHGHWFGREADGPNEVRKAAREQLKRGADVVKCMATGGVLTTGAVTGAPEFTEAEIRALVEAASAKDVPTAAHAHGEEGIKNAARAGISSVEHGMFMDEEAADLMVDHGTYWVPTASAVREIVEAGVEAGIPPEAVEKAEDAAERFKGAWEHALDAGVKIAMGTDAGTPFNDHGENALREMELLVEYGLSPAAALEAATVGGADLLGLDDVGKVAEGYVADLVVLDADPSEDAGAWRTVKQVYREGARVV